Proteins from one Desulfonatronum sp. SC1 genomic window:
- a CDS encoding type II secretion system protein GspK, translating into PSLHPQAMTRLREGLTRLFQQEPFHEGSRVNFLGDTRDIMLWLGEGHDPDLPGSARAADAPYTGIRPSYRPRKGPMQRPEELLLITGFTDLDPAWVRQHFTVWGTDGRINLNLADKELLLAVAPELEAYWPAIQRHRTEHGFQRLDELIARIRLPMDVYQRVLPHLALEADTLEISVEVRQPAWYELHRIIVERPSILADTPPRILARDIIESRPL; encoded by the coding sequence CCCTCCCTGCATCCCCAGGCCATGACCAGATTGCGGGAAGGCCTGACCCGCCTGTTCCAGCAAGAGCCCTTTCACGAAGGTTCCAGGGTGAATTTCCTGGGCGATACGCGGGACATCATGCTCTGGCTGGGTGAAGGCCATGACCCGGACCTGCCTGGTTCGGCCCGCGCCGCCGACGCACCCTACACCGGAATCCGGCCATCCTATCGCCCCAGGAAGGGCCCCATGCAGCGACCGGAAGAGCTGCTCCTGATCACCGGCTTCACTGACCTTGATCCGGCCTGGGTACGCCAACATTTCACGGTGTGGGGAACGGACGGACGGATCAATCTGAATCTGGCCGACAAGGAGCTGCTCCTGGCCGTGGCTCCGGAATTGGAAGCCTATTGGCCGGCCATCCAGCGGCACCGCACGGAACACGGTTTCCAGCGCCTGGACGAGCTCATCGCCCGCATCCGGCTGCCCATGGATGTCTACCAACGCGTCCTGCCACATCTGGCCCTGGAAGCGGACACCCTGGAAATCTCGGTTGAGGTCCGGCAACCGGCATGGTATGAACTCCACCGAATCATCGTGGAACGGCCCTCCATCCTCGCCGACACCCCGCCCAGAATTCTGGCCAGGGACATCATCGAGTCCAGGCCGCTTTGA
- a CDS encoding type II toxin-antitoxin system HicB family antitoxin has translation MIQEYCQNAIARAEYKKLDDGTWFAEIPGFQGVWANGESIEACRQDLWSVLEEWLVMKIQDGDPLPCFNGLSLHVKEVAVA, from the coding sequence ATGATTCAAGAATATTGCCAAAATGCCATCGCTCGCGCCGAATACAAGAAACTTGACGACGGCACTTGGTTTGCTGAAATTCCTGGTTTTCAAGGAGTCTGGGCCAACGGAGAAAGCATTGAAGCCTGTCGGCAGGATCTCTGGTCGGTTTTGGAGGAATGGCTCGTAATGAAAATTCAAGACGGCGACCCGCTCCCATGTTTCAATGGTTTGTCCCTGCATGTTAAAGAAGTTGCCGTCGCATAA
- a CDS encoding type II toxin-antitoxin system HicA family toxin: protein MPLSRRQLIQKMRLLGFHGPYSGGKHQFMAKETLKVRIPNPHKSNEISEALLSEILRQAGISRKDILN from the coding sequence ATGCCGCTTTCCCGCCGACAACTCATTCAAAAGATGCGCCTGCTTGGCTTCCATGGTCCCTATTCCGGAGGCAAGCACCAATTCATGGCCAAGGAAACACTCAAGGTTCGCATTCCGAATCCCCACAAATCCAATGAAATATCCGAAGCCCTGTTGTCCGAAATACTCCGGCAAGCAGGGATTTCCAGAAAAGACATCTTGAATTAA